One segment of Calliopsis andreniformis isolate RMS-2024a chromosome 1, iyCalAndr_principal, whole genome shotgun sequence DNA contains the following:
- the Mrpl47 gene encoding mitochondrial ribosomal protein L47, which yields MAALRKSVQIFKNVNSVTRLFSNLSLSTNFNTIFNPIHGQRVSTVPCALIHTTFKRNDLMEFFDDPTNWGKDVVKVGRSWRKEELRLKSNEDLHKLWFVLLKERNMLLTMEEAYKKQYEYFPNPERLDKVEDSMSNLENVVRERNKAYYMLETGTTGERPAKLTYNALGLRFFYRMRQYNIPKFMNNRWHKRHMFGYNGYAVRKFLRLYREKLWNQKRRARNRAKNRVVKLMRMFPNMDLEAVKKQYPSVNIEKVKDLKFATGHFVRE from the exons ATGGCAGCGCTTAGGAAAAGTgttcaaatctttaaaaatgTAAATAGTGTAACAAGATTATTTAGTAatttatctctatccacaaattttaatacaatttttaatccGATACATGGGCAAAG AGTATCCACTGTTCCATGTGCACTTATACATACTACATTCAAACGAAATGACTTAATGGAATTCTTTGATGATCCAACTAATTGGGGAAAGGATGTAGTAAAAGTAGGACGCTCTTGGAGGAAAGAAGAATTAAGATTGAAAAGTAATGAAGATCTTCATAAATTGTG gTTTGTATTATTAAAAGAACGCAATATGCTACTAACAATGGAAGAAGCTtacaaaaaacaatatgaatactttCCTAATCCTGAAAGACTTGATAAAGTTGAAGACAGTATGTCTAATTTAGAAAATGTAGTTCGTGAAAGGAATAAGGCATATTATATGCTTGAAACTGGAACTACTGGAGAACGTCCTGCAAAATTGACATATAATGCACTTG GTTTACGTTTCTTTTATCGAATGCGTCAGTACAACATACCAAAATTTATGAATAATAGATGGCATAAACGACACATGTTCGGTTATAATGGATACGCAGTACGGAAATTCCTAAGACTTTACAGAGAAAAACTTTGGAATCAAAAACGTAGAGCACGAAA CCGTGCCAAAAATCGTGTCGTTAAGCTGATGCGTATGTTTCCAAATATGGATTTGGAGGCTGTAAAGAAACAATATCCATCCGTTAATATAGAGAAGGTGAAAGATTTGAAATTTGCAACAGGACATTTTGTACGCGAATAA